The Mesoterricola silvestris sequence GCGAAGGTGCTGTCCTTCCAGTTCTCGGGGGTGATGTTGTCGGCCTGCGTGGCGGGGTTGGAGAACTTCAGGCGAAGCTCCTGGAACTTGGACCACTGGGTGCGCTCCACCTCGGCGCTCAGGGTGACGGTGGGCGACACCTGCACGTTCAGGCCGAGGGTGATCACGGCCGGGAGGTTCAGCTCGGCGGTGACGGGGCCGTTGGCGGTGCCGGCGGCGAAGGCCGCGGCCAGGCCGTCCAGGTAGGGCTTCTTGGCGGCGCCGGGGTTGATCTGGTAGAGCGCGGCCAGGCCCATGGGGACCGTGGAGGGGATGGCGAAGGTGGCGTCGCCCTTGATCTTCTCCGTGATGGCGGACTGGTAGCCCAGGCCCACGCTGAGGGTCTTCGTGGGCTCGAAGAGCAGGCCCGCCTTGAAGCCGTAGGCCCAGGAATCGCCCGTCACCGAGACCTTGCCGTCGGCGGCGCCGGGGTACACCACGGGCCCGCCGGTGAGGGGGTTGGTGTTGGTGATGCCGGCGGGGGCCAGCTGGGCCACGCCCATGTAGGCCTCGTAGCCGAAGTCCACGGCCTGGCTCAGTTCCGCCTTGGCCCTGCGGGCCACGAAGGACACGCCGCCGCTCCACATGTCGTTGAAGCGGTAGGCGACGGTGGGCGTGATGTCCAGGGTCTCCAGGTGGCTGCGCAGGGCGTGGTACCGCCCGATCCAGTTGTCGTCGTACTGGGTGGTGAGGCCGTAGGGCACGTTCACCGAGAAGCCCGCCTTCAGGTTGGGGCCCAGGGACCACATGGCGTAGACGTTCGGGGTGACGGCGCTGAGGGCGGCGTTGCCGGTGGCGGCGGGCCCGGAGATGGCGCTGAAGGGCGAGGCGGCGGGGATGCCGGCCCTGCTGGCGGCGCCGTTGCTGAACTTGGTGGAGGGCAGGATGTTGGTGAAACCCAGCTGGACCTGGTTGCCTTCGAAGCGGGTGAGGACCGCCGGGTTGTAGAACATGCCGCCGATGTCGGTGCTGCCGGCGCTGACGCCGGCGTAGGAAAGGCCCTGGCCGCTGGCGCCCTGTTCCCTCAGCTGGAATCCGGAAGCCATGGCGTGGGGCGCGGCCGCCACGAGCAGGAGAGCCACCGCTGAAGCGGACAGGGAAACGCGGGAATGGTTGGTCATGCTTGAGACTCCTTGGTCCTGGTTGCGTGTTTTCACGCTTTTTGCCGAATTGGCATGCAGAATCGTCAACCTTATCAAACCGCGCGCCGCCGGACCTTGATTTAATCCATTGGGGACTCAATCTAAATGACTCAGGGTCAGTATCATCAGGAGCGAGGTTCCCATGCGGCGTGCCTACAGGCCTGAAGAGAAGGAGCTCCGGCGCAAGGCCATCCTTGCCGCCGCGGCCCAGCTCTTCAGCGCCTGCCGCTACCAGGACCTGCGCATGGCCGACCTGGCGCGGCTGCTGGGCATGGGCAAGGGCACCCTCTACCTCTACTTCCCCACCAAGGAGGCCCTGTTCCTGGCGGTGCTCAAGGCGGAGATGGGCGGGTGGTTCCAGGGCGCGGCCCGGCGCCTGGAGGCCACGGCCCCCGGGGAGGACCCCGAGCGGGTCGCCGCGGGTCTCGTGCGCGAACTGCTGGACCGGCCCCTGCTGCCCGGCCTCCAGGCCCTGGTGCACGGCGTCCTGGAGCAGAACGTGCCCCGGGAGGAGACGCTGGCCTTCGCGCGGTTCCTGCAGGACGGCGTGACCCGCGTGGGGGCCTGCCTCGAGCGGGCCATCCCGGCCCTGGCGCCGGGCCGGGGCGCCCAGTTCCTCCTGCGCTTCTACGGCCTGGTCATCGGCTCCCAGCTCATGTCCGGGCGGCCCCCGTCCGTGGCCGAGGCCCTGGAGGAACCGGGCCTCCACGTGTTCGATTTCACCTTCGAAGGCGTCTTCACGGGCGCGGTGGTGGATCTCCTGAAGGGGATGCTGCAGGGGGAACTGGCGGCTTCGAACCAGGGAGGTACGACAGCGGCACCTTGAGCGGCGGCTCCTGCCCCTTGAAGCGCAGCACCAGGAGGGCCCGGGCCACGTCCGGGGCCGTGCGGCGGATTTCCAGGGCCATCTCCGGGGCCGCGGCCGGCAGGGGGCCCCGTTCGAAGCCGGCCCCCTCCACGTCGGCGCCCTCCAGGGCGAAGGCCTTGCCGTCCCGGGCCTTGAGCAGGAGCGTCTGGACGGGGACGGCGGGATCCAGGAAGACCACCCGGCTGGGCAGGGCCTCGATGGGGTGATGGAGCTTCCAGTCCAGGTACAGGTCGAACCGGGGCTGCAGCGGGGCGCTGGTCTCCACCCGGAGGGTCTCCAGGCCCAGGGCGGTGCCGGGGGGGATGAGCGCGGGGCGGAGCGTCACCAGGAGCCGCGAGGACGGGGTGCCCGGCACCACCTCCGTCTCCAGGTACGGGGCCACGTCCCCGGTCAGGCGCAGCACGGTGGGCTGGCCCGTCTCCCGGGTGAACGTGAACACGGCCTGGGGGCTCTCGTGGGGCGCCACGACACCCAGGCTTTTGCGCTGCGCGTCCACCGTCAGGTCCGCCCGCACGTCCACGGCCACGGGGAGCCGGTACTCCCCCTGGTGGGGATCGTCGGTGAGGAGCCGCACGTTGCGGGCCTGGGGCCCCACGAAATCCGCGGGATCCAGGGTCAGGGTGAGGCCGAGGCTCTGGCCCGGCGCGAAGGGCCCGTCCAGCGCCGGTCCGCGCACGGTGACGCCCGGGGAGAGTTCGCCCACGCGCAGGGCGATGGGCCTGTCGCTGATGTTGGTGAAGGTGTAGGCGACGGTCCGCACCTCGCGGGGCCCCGTGCTGCCCAGCTGCACGCGGCCCGCGGGCCGGATGTCGAGGCGGGCCGGAGCCTGGGCGAGGAGGTGCGCGGCGCAGGCGGCGATGGCTAGAAAGCGCATGGACATTGGGTTTCCCGGGAAAGGTAAGGGGTTGATGCATCGGGATCCGAGGCAGTATCCCACATCATGGCGGTGGTGCCCAGCGGTCTATCTCCAGCTTTTACAATTAAATACACACACGTCGTCTATTTCGATTTCACATTAATTAACACCACCCGCAAGGGCGTTGCAGGGATGATCCTTCCAGGTCACAACCCCATCGTCCAGTTCTCCATGCGCCGCAGGCCACCCATGCCTCCGGCCGCATTTCCAGTAGCTGCTGGAACCCTCCAACCCCACCGCACGGGAGCCCCGTATGGCCTTGAACCGTCGTACCTACACCCTCCTCACCCTCGCCCTGGCCGCCGCTCCGGCGTTCGCCCAGGTGAATGCCCTCAGCCACCTCACGAACCTGCGCAGCTCCCTGGGGCTGGACGGGCAGCACTCCTTCGCCCAGCGCAATGCCATCAGGGACGAAGCGGGCCGGACCCACGTGCGCTTCCAGCAGTTCTACCAGGGCGTGCCGGTGTTCGGCGGCATGGCCATCACCCACACGGACGCCACGGGATCCGAGCGCCCCATCACCGACCACCTGGTGCGCAACATCGCCCTCAACGTGCAGCCCAACCTCGCCCCCGCCGAGGCCGTGGCCGTGGCCCACGGGCACCTCGCCCCCACCGGCGCCTATGCCCAGGAGCCCACCGCCAAGCTGGTGGTGTACCCCGTGAAGGCCCTCGCCGCCAAGGCGGGCCGCTTCCAGGCCGCCAACGCGGAGGACTTCGAGGAGCAGGTGATCCGCCACGTCCTGGCCTACCACGTGCACACCTCCCTGCGCAACGAGGGTGAAACCCGCGACACCGACTACATCATCGACGCCCACACCGGGGCGATCCTGGACACCTGGGACGATCTGCACACCACCGCCGCCGTGGGCTCGGGCATCTCCCAGTTCAGCGGCACCGTGGCCCTGAACACCAACCTGAACGGCAGCAATTACGAGCTCAAGGACACGGTCCGGAGCATGAACATCTCCACCTACAACCTCAACCACGGCACCAGCGGCACCGGCACCCTCTACACGGACGCCGACGACGCCTGGGGCAACGGCACCAACTACACCGGCTCGACCACCTCCACCACCAGCGCCACGGGCCAGACCGCGGCGGTGGACGCCCACTACGGCGTGGGGATCACCTTCGACTTCTACAAGAACCTCTTCGGCCGCAACGGCATCGACGGGGCCGGCAAGGCCACCTACAGCCGCGTGCACTACAGCACGAGCTACGACAACGCCTTCTGGGACGACACGTGCTTCTGCATGACCTACGGCGACGGCAGCTCCTTCAAGAGCCTCGAGGCCCCCGACGTGGCCGGCCACGAGATGAGCCACGGCGTGTGCGCCTCCACGGCGAACCTCACCTACTCCGGCGAGTCCGGCGGCCTCAACGAGGCCAACTCCGACATGTTCGGCAACATGGTCGAGCTCTACGCCCGCAACGGCTTCACGATGCCCGCCACCGTGGCGAACACCGACGCGTGCTGGACCGTGGGCGAGCAGCTCTCCTCCACCCCCCTGCGCTACATGTACAAGCCCAGCCTGGACGGATCGAGCCCCAACGCCTGGTCCTCCACCGTGAAGAACCTCGACGTGCACTACAGCTCGGGCCCGGCCAACCGGATGTTCTTCTTCCTCAGCCAGGGCGCCAGCGCGACCAACACCAGCAACTACTACAGCTCCTACGCCCCCTCCGGCTTCAGCGGCATCGGTCCCGAGAAGGCCATCCGCATCTGGTACAAGGCGCTCACCACCTACATGACCTCCAGCACCAACTACGCCGCGGCCCGCACCGCCGCCCTCAGCGCGGCCTCGGACCTCTACGGCGCCGCCGGCGCCGAGTATGCCGCCGTGCAGAACGCCTTCGGCGCCATCAACGTGGGCGCCCTGGCCTCCACGGGGGTGTCCGTGGTCCTGACCCCCTCCACCGCCACCCTGGCCCCCAACGCCACCCAGCAGTTCACCGCGGCCGTCAGCGGCAGCACCACCACCACCGTGACCTGGACCTGCACGGGCGGCACGGTCACCTCCGCCGGCCTCTACACCGCCCCCGCCACCGTGGGCACCTACACCGTCACCGCGACCTCCACCGCCGACACCAGCAAGTCCGCGAGCGCCACCGTGACCGTCACCACCGGTTCCACCACCTACGCCGAGGTGGAAAGCAACGGCACCATCGCCACCGCCAACGCCGTGGGCAACGCCGTCACGAAGATCACCGGCTTCATCGGCACCACCACCGACGCCGACTACTTCAAGGTCCTCGTGGGCGCCGGCGCCACCCTCACCGTCAACATGACGGGCCCCGCCAAGGACTACGACCTCTACCTGTACAACGCGTCGGGCACCAAGCTCGCCAGCAGCACCGGCACGACGTCCACCGAGTCCGTCACCTACAAGAACACCGGAACCGCCGGCGTCAACTACTACATCCTGGTGAAGGGCTACAACAAGGCCTACTCCACCACCGCCGGCTACACGCTCGCACTCACGCGATAGCCGTACGAGCCCGAAAGGAAAGGGCCGCCTCCGGGCGGCCCTTTCCTTTCGGCCGCCCCGGCTTTCCGGCCCTGACCAGCCTGCCCTGCCGGCGGCCGCGGGTCGTGACGGCGGGGTTCCATCCGTACCTGGCGACCCATCCGGGTCCCAGCATTCTGCGCCGACCCATCGGTAGCGCAAACGCAGCAGCAAGCTGCTGCGTTTGCGCTTGCCGTTGTCCATTGGACGGAAGGGGATGGCGGAAGGGGGGTGCGCCCAAGGGGGAACGCTTGCCTGGCACGGCATGATTTGACGGGGGGCGGGGCTGCAGGCGCCAAGGTCGCCGCATGGCAGGTGTCCTGCCGGAACCCATGGCTTTCTCTTTACATGCCGGAATTCCGAAGGAAGCCAATTTTTCTTCAAATGGGGGATCCCGGATGGAATAGGGCCCTCACGTGAACGGTCCTGAAAATGGGACATGGAATCCCGATTCCGAAACTGGCGGTATGGGTCTTCCTTCAGATACATGGAGAATTCCGCCGGTATCATTCTTGCTGGAGGCAGGGGAACCCCGTTTCAAATCCTTCCCCGCCCCTGCCTCTGGAGCCCAGGTGCCCGTTCTTCGAATGACCCTTCGCGATGCATTCCGTGGGTTGAGCCGATCCCCGGCTTTTTCCCTGACCACCCTGTTGGTCATGGCACTTGGGCTGGGAACCAACATCATGTTCTTCAATGCCGTCCATGCGCTTCTGTGGCGGCCATTGGCGTTTCCCCAATCCGAAGGGGTCCTGTTCGTCCAACTTCAAGGTGATCGCGCGGCAGGCTTCAGTGCCACTGGACGCGACGCCGCAGTCCTACACGATCACGTCCCTGACGTGGCGGAAATCGGACTGGTGAACACGACGGCCAACCTCGCTTTATCCCTTGGGGACCAGACCCTGGATTTGACCGCAGCCGAAGCCAGTTCAGGCTATTTCCGGCTTCTGAGGTTGCAGCCTCTGGTCGGCCAGTTCTTCGGCCCTGAAGAAGACCTCGACAACCCCACCGAACAAAAGGCCGTGCTGACCGAATCCGCGTGGCGGTCTCGATTTCAGTCGGACCTGTCGGTGGTCGGCAGGACCTTCATGACCGAATCAGGTACCGAGCGTTACCCCGTCCGAATCCTTGGAGTAGTCCGAAGCGGGGTCACCCTGCCTTTCGCGGCCAATGCTGAAATTGTCACGGCGATTCCATGGATGGACACGAAGGTCCGGGCCCAGGGCTCCCACTTCTACAAGACTCTGGTCCGGTTACGCCCAGGGGTAAGCCGGGAGCAAGGATCAGCCGAGATTCAGACGGTGTTCAGGACCTTGGGCAACCTGGGGCCGGAGTTCCCCTTGGATCGGAACTTCCGGCTGGACCCGCTTCGCCAAGTTGTGATTCCGGCGCAGCCCGCGGTGTTGTTCCTCCTCTACGGGGCCGCGGGCCTATTGCTCCTGCTTACCGCTGCCAACGTCGCCAGCCTATTCCTCGCGCG is a genomic window containing:
- a CDS encoding OmpP1/FadL family transporter, with protein sequence MTNHSRVSLSASAVALLLVAAAPHAMASGFQLREQGASGQGLSYAGVSAGSTDIGGMFYNPAVLTRFEGNQVQLGFTNILPSTKFSNGAASRAGIPAASPFSAISGPAATGNAALSAVTPNVYAMWSLGPNLKAGFSVNVPYGLTTQYDDNWIGRYHALRSHLETLDITPTVAYRFNDMWSGGVSFVARRAKAELSQAVDFGYEAYMGVAQLAPAGITNTNPLTGGPVVYPGAADGKVSVTGDSWAYGFKAGLLFEPTKTLSVGLGYQSAITEKIKGDATFAIPSTVPMGLAALYQINPGAAKKPYLDGLAAAFAAGTANGPVTAELNLPAVITLGLNVQVSPTVTLSAEVERTQWSKFQELRLKFSNPATQADNITPENWKDSTFASVGATLRPGDGWTWRVGLAMDTAPVDDTYRTPRIPDADRTWISAGTGYQFSKAFTLDFGYTHIIAKDSTVNLKGGTNPLSSDYIKGNLSGTFKNAIDIWALQARWSF
- a CDS encoding TetR/AcrR family transcriptional regulator — translated: MRRAYRPEEKELRRKAILAAAAQLFSACRYQDLRMADLARLLGMGKGTLYLYFPTKEALFLAVLKAEMGGWFQGAARRLEATAPGEDPERVAAGLVRELLDRPLLPGLQALVHGVLEQNVPREETLAFARFLQDGVTRVGACLERAIPALAPGRGAQFLLRFYGLVIGSQLMSGRPPSVAEALEEPGLHVFDFTFEGVFTGAVVDLLKGMLQGELAASNQGGTTAAP
- a CDS encoding M4 family metallopeptidase, whose translation is MALNRRTYTLLTLALAAAPAFAQVNALSHLTNLRSSLGLDGQHSFAQRNAIRDEAGRTHVRFQQFYQGVPVFGGMAITHTDATGSERPITDHLVRNIALNVQPNLAPAEAVAVAHGHLAPTGAYAQEPTAKLVVYPVKALAAKAGRFQAANAEDFEEQVIRHVLAYHVHTSLRNEGETRDTDYIIDAHTGAILDTWDDLHTTAAVGSGISQFSGTVALNTNLNGSNYELKDTVRSMNISTYNLNHGTSGTGTLYTDADDAWGNGTNYTGSTTSTTSATGQTAAVDAHYGVGITFDFYKNLFGRNGIDGAGKATYSRVHYSTSYDNAFWDDTCFCMTYGDGSSFKSLEAPDVAGHEMSHGVCASTANLTYSGESGGLNEANSDMFGNMVELYARNGFTMPATVANTDACWTVGEQLSSTPLRYMYKPSLDGSSPNAWSSTVKNLDVHYSSGPANRMFFFLSQGASATNTSNYYSSYAPSGFSGIGPEKAIRIWYKALTTYMTSSTNYAAARTAALSAASDLYGAAGAEYAAVQNAFGAINVGALASTGVSVVLTPSTATLAPNATQQFTAAVSGSTTTTVTWTCTGGTVTSAGLYTAPATVGTYTVTATSTADTSKSASATVTVTTGSTTYAEVESNGTIATANAVGNAVTKITGFIGTTTDADYFKVLVGAGATLTVNMTGPAKDYDLYLYNASGTKLASSTGTTSTESVTYKNTGTAGVNYYILVKGYNKAYSTTAGYTLALTR